Part of the Longimicrobium sp. genome is shown below.
CGATCCCACGACGTGGGTTCCGCCCGCCGCGCCCGGATAACTGGACGCCACCCGCCGCGCGGCGCGCGGCGACAGCTCCACCTGCCCCTCGATGGTGCCGCCGGACTGCGTGGCGGCGGCGCCGGGAAGGGCGGCGAGGAGGGCGGGGATCAGCAGGGCGCGGGCGGCGCGGAAGCGGTGGGGCATTGGAGGGGGAGAGCGGCGCGGCGGACGAACGAAGGGAACCGCAACATAAGCCGCCCAACGCGCCCGAACCAGCGGGGCGCACGGCTGAACCGGCCAGCCCCATCTACCCGTTCCCGATGGCGCGTTGAGCCATCGTGGAGAAAACGCGAGAGCCGCGGAGGAAAGACCTCCGCGGCTCATCAGTTCCTCCGCGTCTCCGCGTGAAGCCCCTGCATCCCTGAAGATGCGCAGGGTCGTGCCGGAGCTCGAGCGTGTTACCGGCTGGCCGTGCGGAGGGTGGCAGCCCGGCGAGGCGTTGCGATGAACTGCGTTTCACAGGCGCGCCCGACACCCAGGTACCGCTCGTAGCTGGCTTGCGTAACTTGCGTCAGGCAGCAGGGGCCCGTGCAGCACGAACCACAGTCCATTACGACGCCGCAGCCGCACGCGCAGATGCCGCCGCAGCAGACACAGCAATAGTTGTCCTGCAAAAGGGACCTGGCCAGGCCGCGCGCGGGTACGAATGCCACCTGCCGCGCGGGCGCCGGGGCGCTGGCCCGGCGGATGCGCTCGACATTCACGCGAATTCCCGTGTGGCTGCGGAGTCCCGCCGGCGTTCCGACCGTGAGAGCCAGGCGCTCGACGAGCCGCCGGGTGGCGGGCTCGTTCGCCTTGGCGCGGTAGACGGCGACCGTCACCTCCCGGCCGGCGTCCGCCATCACGGGGATGAGCTCGAATTCATCCGTTCCGTCCAGCGTGAGCTTGAGCGGCTGGCCTTCGTGGACGCTCGCCTCCATCACCTGGTTGGGAAGCTGCAGCGCCAAGTCGAAAATGCGCAGGGGGTCTACATGCTGGCCGCTTGCCGGCACGGCGGCGAGCACGGCGGCCAGCGCCGCGGCGGTACGAAAACATCTGAATGCGCGCATCAGGAGAACCTCCTTCAGAAGTTTGCGGGATCTGCGGCCTGGCGGCCGCTACGCTCAATCGCCCCCGCCGGCGGACTGAGCGGCCAAACGCAACACGACCACCTGCGGCGCCCCGGCCTCTGTAGGCGCCACGCCATACAGCTTTCCACCGCGGACTGCCATCACCTCGACGTCCGAGGGAAGAAAGACCGAGCCTTCATAATGGCCGCCCGCATCGAACGCGGCCCATTCGGCTGGTTCGGCACTGCTGGCGAACAGGCCCAGCCAGAGCCGGCCCTGGTCGTCGGCCACCAGGCCGCGGACCGCGGGCCAGCGTTCAGGCACCGAGTCCGCCAGCACCGGCCGGAAGATGGCCGCCATTCGCGGGGGCAGCTGCCGCACGGCATCCGACACGTCCACCTCCGTTACCCTCGGGGGAGAATGTCGAATGGAGAAACCGCCAACACGGCGCCCGGCAACGTCCACGGTCTCCACCGCAAGCGAATCGCTCCAGACGACGTGGATGCGGTCGTCCGCGCCGGCCGCGACGAACGCCTGCCGGCCGAATGGGTTGGGCATGACCGAATAGCCCCCGCCGCGCTGGTTTACGCGCAGAAAGGATTGAGAGGGGAAGTTTCGCAAGGCCGCGCCGCGGGGTGTGCCGTCCGCGTTCAGCACGCGGATCTCGTCGCGGCGTGGCGTGGCTGCATCGGGGGTGAACTGCGGCCGGATCAGGGCGACGTAGGCACCGTCGGCCGCTGCCCGGCGAAGGGTGAACGGCTTGGGCCCGCCCAGCGCCGCGCCCAGGTTCACCGTGTACGACGGCTTCTCCGCGTCCGGTGGAAACACACTCAGCCGCGCGGCGCCGGGATCGTACACCAGCACGCTGTCGCCGGAAAGGACCTGCACACCGCGGATGCCGCGGAACTCGCCGGGCCCCAGGCCTTTCCGCCCCAGCGTGCGCAGGATGCGCCCCTCCGCATCCAGCACCGTGACGCGAGCCGCGAACCAGTCCGCGACGTACACGCGCCCGCGTGAGTCCACGTCGATGCCCGTTATGGCCGAAAACAGCGTGTCGGACTCGACCCGCGCCACCTCCGACACGGGCCATGCGGCCGCCCGCCGCTTCTCCAGGCCGGGGAACGATCCGTCCGATTCACCCTGTGCCCGGGCACACGACGCTGAGAAGGACGCGAGCGCCGATGTAAGGATGAGGCATCCCAGGCGCGATGCCGGGTAGGGATTGGATGGCGGCATTGGCGATCGTTGCTTTCGTCCTGAAATGCAATGTGCAACGATACGAGCGGCAGTCGCGGCGGTCAAGGATCGTGGTCCGGCAGGCAGGAATGAAAGAAGGCGCGGACCATTTGGGCCGCGCCTCGGGACTGCACTCGTCAGGCCGTTTCGGCTTTTCGTGGCCGGCCGCGCTTCTTGCCGGCGGGCTGCGCCGGGGCGGCGGGGGTGACGGCGGGCGCCACGCCGGGCAGGATGGCCCGCAGGAAGCGCCCGGTGTGCGAGCGCGGGTTCATCGCCACCTCTTCCGGCGTGCCGGCAGCCACCACATCGCCGCCCTTGGGCCCGCCCTCCGGCCCCAGGTCGATGATCCAGTCGGCCGTCTTGATGACGTCCAGGTTGTGCTCGATCACCACCACCGTGTTGCCGTGGTCGCGCAGCGCGTGGATCACCTTCAGCAGCAGGGCGATGTCGTGAAAGTGCAGGCCCGTGGTCGGCTCGTCCAGGATGTAGAGCGTGCGGCCGGTGTCGCGCTTGGACAGTTCCTGCGAGAGCTTGACCCGCTGTGCCTCGCCGCCCGACAGCGTGGTCGCGCTCTGGCCCAGCCGGATGTAGCCGAGGCCGACGTCGAGCAGCGTCTGCAGCTTGCGCGCGATCATCGGCACGGCCTGGAAGAAATGGAAGGCCGCGTCCACCGTCATGTGCAGCACCTCGGCGATGTTCCTGCCCTTGTAGTGGACTTCCAGCGTCTCCCGGTTGTAGCGGCTGCCGCCGCAGACGTCGCAGGGCACGTAGACGTCGGGCAGGAAGTGCATCTCGACCTTGAGCACGCCGTCGCCCTGGCACGCCTCGCAGCGGCCGCCGGCGACGTTGAAGCTGAAGCGGCCGGGGCCGTAGCCGCGCTCGCGCGCCGCCGGCACCTCGGCGAACAGCTCGCGGATGGGCGTGAACAGGCCGGTATAGGTGGCCGGGTTCGAGCGCGGCGTGCGGCCGATCGGCGACTGGTCGACGGCGATCACCTTGTCGAACGCCTCGATGCCCTCGATCGCGTCGTGCGCCTCCGGCTCGGCATGGCTGTTGTAGAGGCGCTTGGCGACGGCGGCGTAGAGCGTGTCGTTGACGAGCGTCGACTTGCCCGAGCCGGACACGCCGGTCACGCAGGTCATGAGGCCGATCGGCACCTCGAGGTTGACGCCCTTCAGGTTGTTGCCGCGGGCATTGAAGATGCGCAGCCAGTCGTCCGGCTCCGGGGGCGGGTGGCGCTCCGGGACGGCGATGCGCAGCACGTGCGACAGGTAGCGGCCGGTGAGCGACTCGGCCGATGCCGCGACCTGCTCCGGCGTGCCCTGCGCCACCACCCGGCCGCCGCCATTGCCTGCC
Proteins encoded:
- the uvrA gene encoding excinuclease ABC subunit UvrA; the encoded protein is EGQATKSARGVSTSLDTNGSTLGGAMKGAGIPANRIVFSEKFACPVSGFTIAEIEPRLFSFNAPQGACPACDGLGEKLIFDEDLVVPNHSLSIKKGAVVPWAKSNPPSPYYMQVLGSLAREFGFSLETPWEELPGEVKLIVLHGTGGKPVTLTFIDGRKSYDVKKPFEGVIGNLNRRLLSTESAWMREELSKYQSAAACEVCRGARLKPEALAVKIAGEDISHATHLSVVDALAWFEAMPATLNTQQTAIAERILKEILERLGFLNNVGLDYLNLDRTSGTLSGGESQRIRLASQIGSGLSGVLYVLDEPSIGLHQRDNDMLLKTLRRLRDLGNTVLVVEHDEDAIRAADHLVDIGPAAGNGGGRVVAQGTPEQVAASAESLTGRYLSHVLRIAVPERHPPPEPDDWLRIFNARGNNLKGVNLEVPIGLMTCVTGVSGSGKSTLVNDTLYAAVAKRLYNSHAEPEAHDAIEGIEAFDKVIAVDQSPIGRTPRSNPATYTGLFTPIRELFAEVPAARERGYGPGRFSFNVAGGRCEACQGDGVLKVEMHFLPDVYVPCDVCGGSRYNRETLEVHYKGRNIAEVLHMTVDAAFHFFQAVPMIARKLQTLLDVGLGYIRLGQSATTLSGGEAQRVKLSQELSKRDTGRTLYILDEPTTGLHFHDIALLLKVIHALRDHGNTVVVIEHNLDVIKTADWIIDLGPEGGPKGGDVVAAGTPEEVAMNPRSHTGRFLRAILPGVAPAVTPAAPAQPAGKKRGRPRKAETA